Within the Methanobacterium sp. genome, the region ATTATCCTTATCCAATTTGAGTATTGAATTATTTTTTTTAAATTGATTTTTGAAATTAAAAAAGCTATTATCATTAATGTGAGAGAAAATCCTAATGTAAATAGTGTTAGATTAATTATGGTGTAACCTAAATTTCCAGTGGACACATTATATGCTATTAATGCAATTAAGTAGGCACCGTAACATGGAGCCCAAGCCACAGATGTTAAAGCTCCCATCAAAACTGAGGAAAATTGACTTTTAACAGTTCTATAAGTACTTGAGATCTGAAATAAACTTGCATTAAATATTAATATAATCCCAATTATCATGATGATAAGTGATGCTATAATTCTG harbors:
- a CDS encoding cytochrome c biogenesis protein CcdA; the encoded protein is RIIASLIIMIIGIILIFNASLFQISSTYRTVKSQFSSVLMGALTSVAWAPCYGAYLIALIAYNVSTGNLGYTIINLTLFTLGFSLTLMIIAFLISKINLKKIIQYSNWIRIISGIIIFTAGLYLLLNLFGIIILQ